The nucleotide window TCGTTCTGGTCACGCCTGCCGCCTGACCAACTGCTTTTGCTTGGCACAACGGAGCCCCGCCTAATCGCGGGGCTTTGGTGTTTCTGGTGGCGCTCGAGTGAGGATGCACGATGAAATTTGTTGACGAAGCCTTGATCGACATCGCCGCTGGCGACGGGGGCAACGGTTGCGTGTCCTTCCGCCACGAGAAGTACAAGGAATTCGGCGGCCCCAATGGGGGCGACGGCGGGCGCGGTGGTCATGTGTTTGCCGTGGCCGATCCCAACCTCAACACATTGGTTGATTTTCGCTACTCGCGCCGCCATGAAGCCAAGCGCGGCCAGCACGGCATGGGCTCTGACATGTTTGGGGCGGCTGGTGAAGACATCACGCTGAAGGTGCCCGTCGGTACCCTCATCAACGACGCCGAAACCGGCGAGTTGCTTTACGAACTGCTCACGCCGGGCGAAAAAATCATGATCGCCAAGGGCGGCGACGGCGGCTTTGGCAACATGCGCTTCAAGAGCGCCATCAACCGCGCGCCCCGGCAAAAAACCCCCGGCTGGCCGGGCGAAAAGAAAAGCCTGAAGCTGGAGCTGAAGGTGCTGGCCGACGTCGGCCTGCTGGGCATGCCCAATGCGGGCAAATCCACCTTCATCGCCGCGGTGAGCAACGCGCGGCCGAAGATCGCCGACTACCCCTTCACCACCTTGCACCCCAACCTGGGCGTTGTGCGTGTCGGGCCGGAGCAGAGCTTTGTGGTGGCCGACATTCCCGGTTTGATCGAAGGCGCCAGCGAAGGCGCCGGGTTGGGGCATCTGTTTTTGCGCCATCTGCAGCGCACGCGCCTGCTGTTGCAC belongs to Ottowia testudinis and includes:
- the cgtA gene encoding Obg family GTPase CgtA, which produces MKFVDEALIDIAAGDGGNGCVSFRHEKYKEFGGPNGGDGGRGGHVFAVADPNLNTLVDFRYSRRHEAKRGQHGMGSDMFGAAGEDITLKVPVGTLINDAETGELLYELLTPGEKIMIAKGGDGGFGNMRFKSAINRAPRQKTPGWPGEKKSLKLELKVLADVGLLGMPNAGKSTFIAAVSNARPKIADYPFTTLHPNLGVVRVGPEQSFVVADIPGLIEGASEGAGLGHLFLRHLQRTRLLLHMVDIAPFDEGVDPVAQAKAIVAELKKYDKALHDKPRWLVLNKLDMVPAEEREARVKDFVKRFKWKGPVFEISALTREGCESLVQAIYRHIRAEQDAAAPEAAPDPRFAPDPE